The sequence TCTGTAGTTGGCAGTAAAGTCGGTCCACTCAAGGCCATCTATCGTTCCAAGCTGAAGTGCCTGATAAAGCTCACCAGCAGGCATCATGACAGCCTGGGCACCTAAAGCGGTGTAAAACTCAGCGGCCATTCCAGAGGCTCTGAAAATCTTCCCCTTTAGATCCTCGAGCTTAGCAATGGGCTTTCTGCATATGAGTATCTCAGGCTCACCGTAAATCATAGGAGCTATATACTGAACTCCAAATTTTCCAAAGGCCTTGATTATAATGTCTTCTGTAGCCTTAACTTGCTTGGCCTGCTCCTCAAAGTTAAATACAGGGCCAGGTCTTCCTCCCGCTAATGCCATCACGGCATCCTGTGCTGCTTTATAGTTAGTGTAGAATATCGCTGTTTCAACAACTCCCTTGGATGTGGCCTCAAGTATCTCCGTTACAGGGAATCCAAGTTCTCCTGCCTGAAAGGCCTCAATCTTGACCTTCCCACCCGTTTTTTCCTTAACTAGCTTTATGAAATAGTCTATTACTTCGAAAGCTGGGTCTCCCTTTACATAGAAGGTGGCCATCTTAAAATTAAATTCTTGGGCAAAGGCTGGAAGAGTAAGACAAAACACTAAACTTACTACTATGAGCAAC comes from Synergistota bacterium and encodes:
- a CDS encoding TRAP transporter substrate-binding protein; its protein translation is MRFLRGSMLLIVVSLVFCLTLPAFAQEFNFKMATFYVKGDPAFEVIDYFIKLVKEKTGGKVKIEAFQAGELGFPVTEILEATSKGVVETAIFYTNYKAAQDAVMALAGGRPGPVFNFEEQAKQVKATEDIIIKAFGKFGVQYIAPMIYGEPEILICRKPIAKLEDLKGKIFRASGMAAEFYTALGAQAVMMPAGELYQALQLGTIDGLEWTDFTANYRLGFHEVAKNVLEPTKGVNLHSEAAVHAFLVVNPAVWEKLPKNYQEAIKAACNETYPWGSQFVAKLNKEYRQKWIAAGAKISELPAQDQDKVIEVSAKLLSNYAAKSPEAKEFCLRLIKLWKELGYEKWSKALSELVK